In the genome of Sphingomonas alpina, the window GGAGATCTGTTGAGCCGTTTCGGGGCGGGCGCAGCCACCCCTGGGTCTGGAAGCGCAGCGGCACTCATGTCGCTCCTCGCATCAAGCCTCATATGCGCAGTAGCGAAAATGACGGTGGCCAAAGGGAAAGAGGCAGCTGCGAAAGCTCAGGCCGAAGTAATAGTGAATCTATTAGAGAATCGAATATCACCCCGCCTCAAGGTCTTGTTCGAGGAGGATTCACGAGTCTTTCAGGCTGTCATCGACGCCCGGATTCGTCGAGACAATCCTGCGCTGGTTACGCAGAAACGACAGAACGCTGCTCAGGCCACCGACGGACTGAGGGAGGCCACGAACATATTATTTGAAATCGTTGATCTCTCTTTCCAAGCGTTTGAAAATGGCATGTCTATTTGGAGTATCGGATTTCGGCCAGCCATGGGAGATGCAGGCGCGGGAATTTCTGCCTCGCTCGCCGCCATCACCACATGTCTACTAGTCGCGAACGTGAACCTACGAACCGCACGCTCTTCATGGTCACGTGATGCGAAGAAAAAATGTGACGACATACAGGTACGTATGCTTCGCGCGCAGGAACGCGTTTTGCAGCTTGTTCAACAATCTTCTGATAAGACGGCCGAAAATTTGGCGGAGGCCTTGCCACTTCCCGTCAACTAATCAGCTATCCCGCCGATGAAACTTTATAACCAGAGATGAAATAAATTTATCGGCCCAGGAGGAGTGTCACCGGCTTTCGAAAGATAGCTGAAATTTCGTTGATGGGACGAATGCTGAACTGTCGGATGAATGTCGAGCCGAGGTGCAGGCTGAGAAATGGTTTGCATAGCATCAGGCGAGGCGGTGGCACACTTTGCAAGGTGCGGTACTAGCCTTGTTGTCACGGATGATCCGTCGCGAACGTAGGCCAACATAATTGCCGTCCGATGAGCCCAAGCATACTCGCCAGCCACAAAGCGCGCGATCCCATTGGTGCAGTACAGGCCAACGCGCTTCGCGTTTGGATAGTCTATGATTTTGCACTCGACACTCAATGGGAAATTGCGATTTCCCGCAGTGAAAACGAGTGATAAATCGGGCCTGCCCTCGATCTTGGCGCCATTATAGCTCATCGACTCCCGGCCGCGGTGCACGGAATGGATCAGATCCTTCCATAACGGTTGGGTTTGGCACAAGTGATTCAATCTCGGTTCGAGGAGCGCATTAACCTCCGCCTCGTTCCCGCTTAACAATGCCGGAGCCCCACCGGCGAGCAAGTCGCTCCAAGCTAATGATATCGTTTCCAAGATTACGCTCAAATGAGCATCGTTGATCTGATCCAAAGGCAAGCGCGTGCCCACTGTCAGTTCCGCGATATGGTTGGGGCGAGGTTGCCC includes:
- a CDS encoding cyclodeaminase/cyclohydrolase family protein, producing the protein MGDDQGQGAGQQLALLDLSAGDLLSRFGAGAATPGSGSAAALMSLLASSLICAVAKMTVAKGKEAAAKAQAEVIVNLLENRISPRLKVLFEEDSRVFQAVIDARIRRDNPALVTQKRQNAAQATDGLREATNILFEIVDLSFQAFENGMSIWSIGFRPAMGDAGAGISASLAAITTCLLVANVNLRTARSSWSRDAKKKCDDIQVRMLRAQERVLQLVQQSSDKTAENLAEALPLPVN